The Deinococcus depolymerans genome includes the window ACGGCAGGCAGCTCAGAATGCTGAAAAGTACGTCCTGACCGGGATGGAGCAGGACGGACTCCTGCTTAAGGCCGCGTGACACGACATCGGCAGGGAAGTGGAAACTCTTGGTTAACAGATCGGTGGGTTGGCGGGGTGCGAACGGAACAGACGGCCGTCCGGATGACGGGTTGCGGGCGTGGGCGGCGGATCGGCCTTCTGGGCGGGCGCCTGAGGCCCGGCGTTCTGGCGGCCCGTGACACAATGCCCGCGTGACCCACGACCGCATCATGTCTGCCCTGACCACGCCGTCTGCCTCTCCGCTGCTGGCGCTGGATATCGGCGGCACCAGCATGCGGGCGGCGCTGGTCGAGGCGGGCGGGCGTGTGCTGGAACGGCTGGAAACCCGCACGCCCCGCCCGGCCACGCCGGACGCGGTGCTGGCGGCCATGACGGAACTGGCCGCGCCGCTGGCCGGGCAGGCGGGCGCGGTGGGTGTGGCCTGTGCGGGCGCGGTGGCTGCCGGGCGGGTCACGGCGACGGCGGCGCACACCTTTCCCGGCTGGACGGACGTGCCGCTGGCCGCGCGGCTGGGCCTGGGGCTGGGGTTGCCGTGCGCGGCGCTGAACGACGCGCGGGCCGCCGCGTGGGGTGAGGCGCGGGCCGGGGCGGGGCGCGGCGTGAACGAGTTCATGTTCGTGACGGTCAGTACCGGGGTGGGCGCGGGACTGGTGCTGGGTGGGCGGCTGCACCTGGCCGGGAACGGCCTGGACGCCGAGCTGGGGTTCGTGAGTGTGCCGGCGGCGTGGGGGCCGGGCGCCCAGGTGCCGGGGCTGGGGCGGCTGGGGCCGCTGGAGTTCGAGTCGAGTGGCACGGCGCTGGGCGCGCAGGCGGCGGCGCTGGGCTTCGGGGACGCGCGGGCGCTGTGCGACGCGGCGGACGCCGGGGATGGGCGGGCGCTGGAGGTGACGGGCCGCGCGGCGGCGCTGCTGGCCTGGAAGTGCGCGGACGTGGCGGCGCTGCTGGGCGTCACGCGGGTGGCGTTCGGCGGGAGCGTGGGCCTGCGCGCCGGGTTCCTGGGGCAGGTGCGCGCGGCGCTGGAGGCCTTCCCGGAGCGGTACCGACCCGAGCTGGTGCACGCGGCGCTGGGCGCGGACGCGGGACTGATCGGCGCGGCGTTGTGGGCAGGCGCGTCAGGTGGGGCCGCCCAGGGGTGAGCGGGCGGCGACGATCCAGCCGTCCTGCACGGTCGGGAACGGGGCCTGAAGCAGCGTGACCAGCAGGCGTTCCTCGCCCGGCGGCGTGGTGACGGGGTGCCAGTGGCCGGCGCACTGAACCTGAATGCAGTAGCGGCCGCTGCCGGGGTCCGGCTGCACGTGGTAGTTGCCGATGGGGTGGGTGCCGCTGGGCAGGGTGGGGACGTGCAGGGCAGGGATGGGCATGCGGGAACCTCCTGTCGGGGGTGGGGTGACGGGGTCATGGTGGCGGGCAGGGCGTGACTGGCGCGTGACTGCGGGTCATCAGCCCCCTCACGCCACTTTTCAATTGCAAGGTTTCCGGGCCACTTCTGGACTGCCGCTCAGGCCGCCGGGCCAGTTTTCTGCCGTCTGACAGCGTGTTTACGGTCCCCCTTGCGGCGTGTTAGCCTCACGGCACTTCAACCCGCACGACCCAAAGGAGACCGATGACCACCACCCATCTGGAAGGCCTGCTGCCTTTCGAGCACGAACCGTACCACGCCTTTCAGGACGAGGCGGTCGCCGCCCGCCAGCGCGACGCCTTCCGGGCCGTGCGTGAGGCGTACGTGGGCCGCACCTTCCCGCTGATCGTCGCTGGACAGGAAGTCCAGGGGGACGGCACCTTCGCCGTACGCAACCCCGCCGACACCCGCGAGACGCTGTGGCACTTCCAGAACGCCACGCCCGCGCAGCTGCAGCAGGCCGTGGCGGCGGCGCAGGCCGCCTTCCTGGAGTGGCGCCGCACCGACCCGCTGCAACGCGCCAGCATCTTCAAGCGGGCCGCCGATCTGCTGCGCGCCCGCCGCATGGAATTCAACGCGGTCATGACGCTGGAGAACGGCAAGAACTGGGCCGAGGCGGACGGCGAGGTGGCCGAGTCGGTGGATCACTTCGAGGTCTTCGCGCGTGAAACGCTGCGCTGGGCGCAGGGCAAGGCCGTGTACCCCATGCCGGACGAGCACGTGACCACCGTGTACGAGCCGCTGGGCGTGGTGGCCTGCATCAGCCCGTGGAACTTCCCGAGCGCGATTCCGCTGGGCATGGCGCTGGGCGCGCTGGCCGCCGGGAATACGGTGCTGTGGAAACCTGCCGGGGAGACGCCGCTCTCGTCGTACCTGATGGTCGAACTGCTGTTCGAGGCGGGCCTGCCCCGGAACGCCGTGCAGTTCCTGACCGGCACGGACGACGTGCTGGGCGACCCGCTGGTGGACCATCCGGGCGTGCGGATGATCGCCTTCACCGGCAGCAAGGAGATCGGCTGCCGCATCTACGAGCGGGCCGCGCGGGTGCAGCCGGGCCAGCGGTGGCTCAAGCGCGTGATCGCCGAGATGGGCGGCAAGGACCCCACGGTCGTGTGTGCGGACGCGGACATCAAGGCCGCCGCGACCGGCATCGTGCAGGCCGCGTTCGGGTACAGCGGCCAGAAGTGCAGCGCCTGCTCCCGCGTGATCGCGGAAGACAGCGTGTACGACGACCTGCTGGCCCGCGTGACCGAGAAGACCCGCGCCCTGACGGTCGGCCTGCCCGAGGAGAACGCCGCCATCGGCCCGGTCATCCATCAGGGCAGCGCCGACCGCATCGCGCAGTTTGTCGAGGCGGGCCGCACGACCGCGCGGCTGGTGCTGGGCGGAGACACGCCCGACACCGGGGACCGCGTGGGCGGCTACGTCTCCCCCACCCTGTTCGCGGACGTGGACCCGGCCGATCCGCTGTTCCAGCAGGAGATTTTCGGGCCGGTCCTGACCTTCACCCGCGCCCGCGACTGGGAACACGCCATCGAACTGGCGAACGACTCCGAGTACGGCCTGACCGCCGCGTTCTACTCGCGCGACCCGCACAAGATCGCGGTGGCCCGCCGGGACATGCACGTGGGGAACCTGTACATCAACCGCAAGTGCACGGGCGCCCTGAGCGGCACGCACGCCTTCGGCGGGTACGGCATGAGCGGCACGAACGCCAAGGTCGGCGGCCCCGACTACCTGTTCTGGTTCCTGCAGACCAAGACCGTCGCCCAGCGGTACTGACCGGGGCGTGCGGCGCCTGATCCGCAGCGGCAGGCCCGGTCCGCTGCGGGTGAGGACTATGCGGCCGTCCCGTGACCTCTGCCCCGCGCATTTTCTGGAACACTAGGCCCCATGACTGATCCGAACCGTACCGAACGAACCCAGATGGCCTTCGCGCGCCTGCTGCCCAAACTGTTCCGGGGTGGGCAGGCCTTCGTGGGCGTCGAGGCGTCCCTGAGCAGCCTGGACGCCGACATGGCCACCACCCGCCCGGCGGGCCTGCCGCACTCGGTGGCGGAACTCGTGGCGCACGTGAACTGGTGGAACCGCTGGATGCTGGACATCATCGAGATGGGCGAGGCGCAACCCTACCCGAAACACGCCGCCGAAACGTGGCCGGTGGTGGCCAGTGAGGACTGGCCGCGCGTGAAGAACGAGTTCTACGAGCTGCTGGCCCGCATCGACCCGCACGCCGCCCGGCCGGACCTCGCGAACCCCGTGAACCACGAGGAGACCATCGGGGAACTGCTGGCCGACATGGCGCTGCACACCGCGCATCACTTCGGGCAGGTCGTGACGGTCCGGCAGGCGCTGGGGGCGTGGCCGCCCGCCGGTGGGGGCGACACGTGGTGAGCAGCCCGGACGTACTGACGGCCCCGGTCGAGGCGGCCCGGCCCGCCCGCACCCGTGGCTTCGAGGTGGTCGCGGCCGCGCACCGCGTTCACCCGGACGCGCCCATCACGCTGCCCCGGCGCGGGTCGCGGCAGGCGGCCGGGTACGACTTCTTCACGCCGGTGGCGTTCACGGTGCCGCCCGGCGGGCGCGTGGTGGTCGCCACGGACGTGAAGGCGTTCATGGGGCCGGGCGAGGTGCTGTCCATCTACCCGCGCTCGTCGGTGGGGATGCGGGCGGTCATGATCACGAACACGGTCGGCATCATCGACGCGGACTTCCACGGCAATCCCGGCAACGACGGGAACATCCGTATCGCCCTGCACAACCTGGGCGACGAGGCGTACTCGGCGCAGGCCGGGGACCGCTTCGCGCAGGGCGTCTTCAGCGCATACCTGCTGGCCGACGGTGACGACGGCAGCGCCCCCACCCGCACGGGCGGGCACGGCCACACCGGCCGCTGACCTCCCCTCCTTCCAGACACTCTCTCTCTTTGCGCACAAGGAACCCAGCCCATGTCGAACGTGTTCTACCGCAGCCGCAAGCCGTACCCGACCGCCGTTTCCGCGGGCGGGGTGTTCATTCAGGACGATCAGGGTCGCTCGTACCTGGACGGGTCGTCCGGGGCGCTCGTGGCGAACGTGGGGCACGGGCGCACCGAGGTGGCGCAGGCCATGGCGGAGCAGGCGGCGCGGCTGGCGTTCGTGCACGGCTCGCAGTTCTCCAGTGACGTGCTCGAAACGTACGCCTCGCGGCTGACCGGGTTCCTGAACCTGCCCGGTTACCGCTTCTGGGCGGTGTCGGGCGGGTCCGAGGCGAACGAGAGTGCCATCAAGCTCGCGCGGCAGTACCACGTCGAGCGGGGCGAACCGGGGCGCTTCCGGGTGGTCACGCGCGTGCCCAGTTACCACGGCGCGAGCCTGGGGGCGCTGGCCGCGTCGGGCATGGGTGCGCGGCGCGAGGTGTACGTCCCACTGATGCGCCCGGACGCGTGGCCGAAACTGCCGAAACCCGACCCGTCCCTGAGCGGCGAGGCCGACGCCGAACGTCTGCGGGCCCTGCTGGAGAAGGTCGGACCGGAGTCGGTCGCGGCGTTCATGTGCGAGCCGGTGGTGGGCGCGTCGGACGCGGCGCTCGCCCCGAACGCCGGGTATCACGCCCGGATTGCCCAGATCTGCCGGGAGTACGGCGTGCTGTTCATCGCGGACGAGGTCATGGCGGGCATGGGCCGCTGCGGGGCGCCGCTCTCCGTGCGCCTGCACGACCCGCAGGTCACGCCGGACCTCGTGGTGCTCGGCAAGGGACTGGCCGCCGGGTACGCGCCCCTGGCCGGCGTGATGGCCTCCGCGCAGGTGTTCGACACGGTCATGAACGGCAGCGGCGCGTTCAAGCACGGCTTCACGTACGCCGGGCATCCGGTCAGCGTGGCGGCGGGCCTGAGCGTGCTGGACATCGTGGAGCGCGAGGAACTGGTGCGGGCTGCGCAGGAACGCGGCAAGCAGTTGCTTGACGGCCTTCGCGCCCTGCAGGGCCGCCACCCCGGCGTGCTGGAGGTGCGCGGGCACGGCCTGCTGCTGGGCGTGATCCTGGGTGACCCCGCCACCGGGCAGCCACATGCCACCCCCGGCGTGGCCGAGCGGGTCGCCGCTGCCGCCCGCGACGCCGGGCTGCTCACGTACCCCGGCAGCGGCGCGCTCGACGGCGTGCGCGGCGACCACCTGCTGCTGGGGCCGCCCCTGAGCATCACAACGGGCGAGGTCACGCTGCTGCTGGAGCGGCTGGACACGGCGCTGGAACGCGGGTTGTAAAGCGGC containing:
- a CDS encoding ROK family protein, whose amino-acid sequence is MTHDRIMSALTTPSASPLLALDIGGTSMRAALVEAGGRVLERLETRTPRPATPDAVLAAMTELAAPLAGQAGAVGVACAGAVAAGRVTATAAHTFPGWTDVPLAARLGLGLGLPCAALNDARAAAWGEARAGAGRGVNEFMFVTVSTGVGAGLVLGGRLHLAGNGLDAELGFVSVPAAWGPGAQVPGLGRLGPLEFESSGTALGAQAAALGFGDARALCDAADAGDGRALEVTGRAAALLAWKCADVAALLGVTRVAFGGSVGLRAGFLGQVRAALEAFPERYRPELVHAALGADAGLIGAALWAGASGGAAQG
- a CDS encoding DinB family protein, producing MTDPNRTERTQMAFARLLPKLFRGGQAFVGVEASLSSLDADMATTRPAGLPHSVAELVAHVNWWNRWMLDIIEMGEAQPYPKHAAETWPVVASEDWPRVKNEFYELLARIDPHAARPDLANPVNHEETIGELLADMALHTAHHFGQVVTVRQALGAWPPAGGGDTW
- a CDS encoding dUTP diphosphatase (catalyzes the formation of dUMP from dUTP), encoding MSSPDVLTAPVEAARPARTRGFEVVAAAHRVHPDAPITLPRRGSRQAAGYDFFTPVAFTVPPGGRVVVATDVKAFMGPGEVLSIYPRSSVGMRAVMITNTVGIIDADFHGNPGNDGNIRIALHNLGDEAYSAQAGDRFAQGVFSAYLLADGDDGSAPTRTGGHGHTGR
- a CDS encoding L-glutamate gamma-semialdehyde dehydrogenase, which codes for MTTTHLEGLLPFEHEPYHAFQDEAVAARQRDAFRAVREAYVGRTFPLIVAGQEVQGDGTFAVRNPADTRETLWHFQNATPAQLQQAVAAAQAAFLEWRRTDPLQRASIFKRAADLLRARRMEFNAVMTLENGKNWAEADGEVAESVDHFEVFARETLRWAQGKAVYPMPDEHVTTVYEPLGVVACISPWNFPSAIPLGMALGALAAGNTVLWKPAGETPLSSYLMVELLFEAGLPRNAVQFLTGTDDVLGDPLVDHPGVRMIAFTGSKEIGCRIYERAARVQPGQRWLKRVIAEMGGKDPTVVCADADIKAAATGIVQAAFGYSGQKCSACSRVIAEDSVYDDLLARVTEKTRALTVGLPEENAAIGPVIHQGSADRIAQFVEAGRTTARLVLGGDTPDTGDRVGGYVSPTLFADVDPADPLFQQEIFGPVLTFTRARDWEHAIELANDSEYGLTAAFYSRDPHKIAVARRDMHVGNLYINRKCTGALSGTHAFGGYGMSGTNAKVGGPDYLFWFLQTKTVAQRY
- a CDS encoding aspartate aminotransferase family protein encodes the protein MSNVFYRSRKPYPTAVSAGGVFIQDDQGRSYLDGSSGALVANVGHGRTEVAQAMAEQAARLAFVHGSQFSSDVLETYASRLTGFLNLPGYRFWAVSGGSEANESAIKLARQYHVERGEPGRFRVVTRVPSYHGASLGALAASGMGARREVYVPLMRPDAWPKLPKPDPSLSGEADAERLRALLEKVGPESVAAFMCEPVVGASDAALAPNAGYHARIAQICREYGVLFIADEVMAGMGRCGAPLSVRLHDPQVTPDLVVLGKGLAAGYAPLAGVMASAQVFDTVMNGSGAFKHGFTYAGHPVSVAAGLSVLDIVEREELVRAAQERGKQLLDGLRALQGRHPGVLEVRGHGLLLGVILGDPATGQPHATPGVAERVAAAARDAGLLTYPGSGALDGVRGDHLLLGPPLSITTGEVTLLLERLDTALERGL